From Lysinibacillus sp. SGAir0095, the proteins below share one genomic window:
- the dnaB gene encoding replicative DNA helicase: MNDSVMDRVPPHNHEAEQSVIGAIFLEPTSLITASEILIADDFYRIAHKKIFQTMLDLSDQGKAIDVVTVTEELSVRKELEDVGGLSYLTELANAVPTAANIAYYAKIVEEKALLRRLIRVATKIAEDGYTREDEVEALLSEAEKKMMEVANRKNAGDFKHVKDVLVQTYDNIEQLQFRDGDVTGIPTGFNDLDHMTAGFQRNDLIIVAARPSVGKTAFALNIAQNVAIKARENVAIFSLEMGAEQLVMRLLCAEGNIDAQALRTGALTADHWSKLTMAMGSLSNSGIFIDDTPGLRINEIRAKCRRLAQEHGLGMILIDYLQLIQGSGRSGENRQQEVSEISRSLKALARELKVPVIALSQLSRGVEQRQDKRPMMSDIRESGSIEQDADIVAFLYRDDYYDKESESKNMIEIIIAKQRNGPTGTVTLAFKKEFNKFINIDWSQHPMPANAG, from the coding sequence ATGAACGATTCCGTTATGGACCGCGTTCCACCGCATAACCATGAAGCAGAACAATCGGTTATTGGTGCGATATTTCTTGAACCGACAAGTTTAATCACAGCATCAGAAATTTTAATAGCGGATGATTTTTATCGAATTGCCCATAAAAAAATCTTTCAAACGATGCTGGACTTAAGTGATCAAGGAAAAGCGATAGATGTTGTCACGGTTACAGAAGAATTATCGGTCAGAAAGGAACTTGAAGACGTTGGTGGGCTTTCTTACTTAACAGAGCTTGCTAATGCCGTTCCAACAGCTGCAAATATCGCCTATTATGCAAAAATAGTTGAAGAAAAAGCACTTTTACGCAGATTAATCCGTGTAGCAACTAAAATCGCTGAAGATGGTTATACACGAGAAGATGAAGTTGAAGCACTTTTATCAGAAGCTGAGAAGAAAATGATGGAAGTCGCGAACCGCAAAAATGCCGGTGACTTCAAGCACGTAAAAGATGTACTTGTTCAAACCTATGATAATATTGAACAACTTCAATTCAGAGATGGTGATGTAACAGGTATTCCTACAGGGTTTAATGATTTAGATCATATGACAGCTGGTTTCCAGCGTAACGATTTGATCATTGTAGCAGCGCGTCCTTCTGTTGGGAAAACCGCATTTGCCTTAAATATTGCGCAAAATGTAGCTATTAAAGCACGTGAAAATGTAGCCATATTCTCTCTGGAGATGGGTGCTGAACAGCTCGTTATGCGTTTGTTATGTGCGGAAGGTAATATCGACGCACAAGCTTTACGTACAGGTGCACTTACAGCAGACCACTGGAGTAAGTTAACGATGGCAATGGGAAGTTTATCGAACTCAGGTATTTTTATTGATGATACGCCTGGTCTCCGTATAAATGAAATCCGTGCAAAATGCCGTCGTCTTGCACAAGAGCACGGATTGGGAATGATCCTAATCGATTACTTGCAGTTAATACAAGGGAGTGGGCGTAGTGGTGAAAACCGCCAGCAAGAGGTATCTGAAATCTCCCGTTCGTTAAAAGCCCTTGCACGTGAATTAAAAGTTCCTGTAATTGCCTTATCACAGTTATCTCGTGGTGTTGAGCAACGTCAAGATAAACGTCCGATGATGAGTGATATTCGTGAATCCGGAAGTATTGAGCAAGATGCTGATATTGTTGCTTTCTTATATCGTGATGATTATTATGATAAAGAAAGTGAAAGTAAAAATATGATTGAAATTATTATTGCCAAGCAGCGTAACGGTCCGACTGGAACGGTGACTTTGGCATTTAAAAAAGAATTCAATAAGTTTATCAATATTGATTGGTCACAGCACCCGATGCCAGCGAATGCAGGTTAG